A single region of the Salvia splendens isolate huo1 chromosome 18, SspV2, whole genome shotgun sequence genome encodes:
- the LOC121776946 gene encoding heat shock 70 kDa protein-like, producing the protein MLKEIYSVPIRKEKCFSTHENQTSVRFTVFEGERSKATDNNLLGEFILEARGVTNLKGCFDIDENGVMNVSAEHVGTGLKNKISITNYKGRLSEKEMEKMVKDAEK; encoded by the coding sequence ATGTTGAAGGAGATTTACAGTGTTCCAATAAGGAAGGAGAAATGTTTCTCCACACATGAGAATCAGACCAGTGTGAGGTTTACAGTGTTCGAGGGAGAAAGAAGCAAGGCAACAGACAACAATCTGCTTGGTGAATTCATACTCGAAGCCAGAGGTGTTACAAATTTAAAAGGGTGCTTCGACATAGATGAGAACGGTGTCATGAATGTGTCGGCCGAGCACGTGGGTACTGGGTTGAAGAACAAGATCAGCATCACCAACTACAAGGGCAGGCTCTCTGAAAAAGAAATGGAGAAGATGGTGAAGGACGCAGAGAAGTAG